In Musa acuminata AAA Group cultivar baxijiao chromosome BXJ2-8, Cavendish_Baxijiao_AAA, whole genome shotgun sequence, one genomic interval encodes:
- the LOC135619108 gene encoding E3 ubiquitin-protein ligase PRT1-like isoform X1 yields the protein MSDAEEAKATGSSPSAAYPMAVDSLDDEVSSPFQCCVCLDILYKPVVLACGHISCFWCVHKAMHGLRASHCAICRQPYVHFPSICQLLHFLLLKLEPVAYKRREMEILVEEKAADVYSPQFADQLELEKLHFDAFKGNGSSSKKFNDCRSGDFERSDLSENCLDHTIKRNISVDDVSCSLCKEMLYQPAVLNCGHVYCVSCLSDLSGEHLRCQVCQSFHPGEFPNICLDLDHFLEERFLREYAARREQVQHKKAQCQHVNPSPNAVRKQKPMAQVPSGGMDLWLKEDVSDVHVGVGCDSCGIYPIIGKRYKCKDCKEAIGFDLCEACYNSTSKLPGRFNQQHTPDHAFELDESQMLRNILMQRDNQFDIPQQGLEVIYVPSDDDLHDHENHGDEGSGGEEELR from the exons GGATATCCTCTACAAACCTGTCGTTCTTG CATGTGGACATATATCTTGCTTTTGGTGTGTGCACAAAGCTATGCATGGGTTGCGAGCATCACATTGTGCTATTTGTAGGCAGCCTTATGTTCATTTTCCTAGTATTTGCCAATTACTCCATTTCTTGCTATTAAAACTTGAACCTGTGGCTTATAAGAGGAGGGAAATGGAAATTCTAG TGGAAGAAAAGGCTGCTGATGTGTACTCACCTCAGTTTGCAGATCAGTTAGAGTTGGAGAAACTTCATTTTG ATGCATTTAAAGGTAATGGGAGTTCTAGCAAAAAATTTAATGATTGCAGAAGTGGAGATTTTGAACGCTCAGATCTGTCAGAAAATTGCCTTGATCATACCATAAAAAGGAATATATCTGTGGATGATGTATCTTGTTCTTTGTGCAAGGAAATGTTGTATCAGCCTGCAGTTCTTAATTGTGGACATG TATATTGTGTGTCTTGCCTATCTGACTTGAGTGGAGAACATCTTCGATGTCAAGTTTGTCAAAGTTTTCATCCTGGTGAATTTCCAAATATTTGCTTGGATCTGGATCATTTTCTCGAAGAAAGATTCCTGAGAGAGTATGCAGCGAGAAGAGAACAAGTGCAGCATAAGAAAGCCCAATGCCAACATGTGAATCCCTCACCAA ATGCTGTACGAAAACAAAAACCGATGGCACAGGTACCATCCGGAGGCATGGATTTATGGCTTAAGGAAGATGTGTCCGATGTTCATGTAGGAGTTGGGTGTGATTCATGTGGG ATATATCCAATTATTGGAAAAAGATACAAGTGTAAAGATTGCAAGGAAGCAATCGGCTTTGACCTATGTGAAGCATGCTACAATTCCACATCAAAACTCCCCGGCAGGTTCAATCAGCAGCACACGCCTGACCATGCGTTTGAGCTTGATGAGTCACAGATGTTACGTAACATATTGATGCAGAGAGACAACCAGTTTGACATTCCTCAACAAGGTCTGGAAGTAATCTATGTCCCCAGTGATGATGATCTGCATGACCATGAGAATCATGGCGACGAAGGGAGCGGGGGTGAGGAAGAGTTGAGATAA
- the LOC135619108 gene encoding E3 ubiquitin-protein ligase PRT1-like isoform X3 — MMKSVRLFSAAYASCGHISCFWCVHKAMHGLRASHCAICRQPYVHFPSICQLLHFLLLKLEPVAYKRREMEILVEEKAADVYSPQFADQLELEKLHFDAFKGNGSSSKKFNDCRSGDFERSDLSENCLDHTIKRNISVDDVSCSLCKEMLYQPAVLNCGHVYCVSCLSDLSGEHLRCQVCQSFHPGEFPNICLDLDHFLEERFLREYAARREQVQHKKAQCQHVNPSPNAVRKQKPMAQVPSGGMDLWLKEDVSDVHVGVGCDSCGIYPIIGKRYKCKDCKEAIGFDLCEACYNSTSKLPGRFNQQHTPDHAFELDESQMLRNILMQRDNQFDIPQQGLEVIYVPSDDDLHDHENHGDEGSGGEEELR; from the exons CATGTGGACATATATCTTGCTTTTGGTGTGTGCACAAAGCTATGCATGGGTTGCGAGCATCACATTGTGCTATTTGTAGGCAGCCTTATGTTCATTTTCCTAGTATTTGCCAATTACTCCATTTCTTGCTATTAAAACTTGAACCTGTGGCTTATAAGAGGAGGGAAATGGAAATTCTAG TGGAAGAAAAGGCTGCTGATGTGTACTCACCTCAGTTTGCAGATCAGTTAGAGTTGGAGAAACTTCATTTTG ATGCATTTAAAGGTAATGGGAGTTCTAGCAAAAAATTTAATGATTGCAGAAGTGGAGATTTTGAACGCTCAGATCTGTCAGAAAATTGCCTTGATCATACCATAAAAAGGAATATATCTGTGGATGATGTATCTTGTTCTTTGTGCAAGGAAATGTTGTATCAGCCTGCAGTTCTTAATTGTGGACATG TATATTGTGTGTCTTGCCTATCTGACTTGAGTGGAGAACATCTTCGATGTCAAGTTTGTCAAAGTTTTCATCCTGGTGAATTTCCAAATATTTGCTTGGATCTGGATCATTTTCTCGAAGAAAGATTCCTGAGAGAGTATGCAGCGAGAAGAGAACAAGTGCAGCATAAGAAAGCCCAATGCCAACATGTGAATCCCTCACCAA ATGCTGTACGAAAACAAAAACCGATGGCACAGGTACCATCCGGAGGCATGGATTTATGGCTTAAGGAAGATGTGTCCGATGTTCATGTAGGAGTTGGGTGTGATTCATGTGGG ATATATCCAATTATTGGAAAAAGATACAAGTGTAAAGATTGCAAGGAAGCAATCGGCTTTGACCTATGTGAAGCATGCTACAATTCCACATCAAAACTCCCCGGCAGGTTCAATCAGCAGCACACGCCTGACCATGCGTTTGAGCTTGATGAGTCACAGATGTTACGTAACATATTGATGCAGAGAGACAACCAGTTTGACATTCCTCAACAAGGTCTGGAAGTAATCTATGTCCCCAGTGATGATGATCTGCATGACCATGAGAATCATGGCGACGAAGGGAGCGGGGGTGAGGAAGAGTTGAGATAA
- the LOC135619108 gene encoding E3 ubiquitin-protein ligase PRT1-like isoform X2 — MSDAEEAKATGSSPSAAYPMAVDSLDDEVSSPFQCCVCLDILYKPVVLACGHISCFWCVHKAMHGLRASHCAICRQPYVHFPSICQLLHFLLLKLEPVAYKRREMEILVEEKAADVYSPQFADQLELEKLHFGNGSSSKKFNDCRSGDFERSDLSENCLDHTIKRNISVDDVSCSLCKEMLYQPAVLNCGHVYCVSCLSDLSGEHLRCQVCQSFHPGEFPNICLDLDHFLEERFLREYAARREQVQHKKAQCQHVNPSPNAVRKQKPMAQVPSGGMDLWLKEDVSDVHVGVGCDSCGIYPIIGKRYKCKDCKEAIGFDLCEACYNSTSKLPGRFNQQHTPDHAFELDESQMLRNILMQRDNQFDIPQQGLEVIYVPSDDDLHDHENHGDEGSGGEEELR; from the exons GGATATCCTCTACAAACCTGTCGTTCTTG CATGTGGACATATATCTTGCTTTTGGTGTGTGCACAAAGCTATGCATGGGTTGCGAGCATCACATTGTGCTATTTGTAGGCAGCCTTATGTTCATTTTCCTAGTATTTGCCAATTACTCCATTTCTTGCTATTAAAACTTGAACCTGTGGCTTATAAGAGGAGGGAAATGGAAATTCTAG TGGAAGAAAAGGCTGCTGATGTGTACTCACCTCAGTTTGCAGATCAGTTAGAGTTGGAGAAACTTCATTTTG GTAATGGGAGTTCTAGCAAAAAATTTAATGATTGCAGAAGTGGAGATTTTGAACGCTCAGATCTGTCAGAAAATTGCCTTGATCATACCATAAAAAGGAATATATCTGTGGATGATGTATCTTGTTCTTTGTGCAAGGAAATGTTGTATCAGCCTGCAGTTCTTAATTGTGGACATG TATATTGTGTGTCTTGCCTATCTGACTTGAGTGGAGAACATCTTCGATGTCAAGTTTGTCAAAGTTTTCATCCTGGTGAATTTCCAAATATTTGCTTGGATCTGGATCATTTTCTCGAAGAAAGATTCCTGAGAGAGTATGCAGCGAGAAGAGAACAAGTGCAGCATAAGAAAGCCCAATGCCAACATGTGAATCCCTCACCAA ATGCTGTACGAAAACAAAAACCGATGGCACAGGTACCATCCGGAGGCATGGATTTATGGCTTAAGGAAGATGTGTCCGATGTTCATGTAGGAGTTGGGTGTGATTCATGTGGG ATATATCCAATTATTGGAAAAAGATACAAGTGTAAAGATTGCAAGGAAGCAATCGGCTTTGACCTATGTGAAGCATGCTACAATTCCACATCAAAACTCCCCGGCAGGTTCAATCAGCAGCACACGCCTGACCATGCGTTTGAGCTTGATGAGTCACAGATGTTACGTAACATATTGATGCAGAGAGACAACCAGTTTGACATTCCTCAACAAGGTCTGGAAGTAATCTATGTCCCCAGTGATGATGATCTGCATGACCATGAGAATCATGGCGACGAAGGGAGCGGGGGTGAGGAAGAGTTGAGATAA